GGAGGCCGCGTAGTGGCCGTTGCCGGGGGTGGCCTTGACCCCGGCCGAGGAACTGACGATCACGATCGAACCGCCGTTGCCGGCCTCGATCATCGCCGGCACCGCCGCCCGGATGGTGCGCCAGGTACCGGACAGGTTGACGTCGATGACGGTGTTCCACTGTTCGTCGGTGAGCTCCCAGAGCCGGCCCCAGCTCAGCACTCCGGCGTTGGCCACCACGACGTCGAGGCGGCCGAACTGCTCCACCCCGTCGGAGACCAGGGCGCGCAGCGCTGCGTCGTCGCGGACGTCGAGCGGGCGGGCCAGCACCTTGCGGCCGTGTGCCTCGACCCCGGCCACCGTCTCGGCCAGATCGTCGGGCGTGGCCGCCGGGTAGGTGATGCAGTCCGAGGCCGGTGCGCAGATGTCGCCGGCGATGATGTCGGCGCCGGCGGCCGCCAGCCGGATTGCGTGTGCCCGCCCCTGGCCGCGCGCCGCGCCGGTGACCAATGCCACCTTGCCCTGCAGGCCGTGCTTCTGGTTCTCGCTCACGCGACGAGGCTAGCAGCTGAAACTGGAACGTGTTCTACTGCCGGTGAACCTTTCACAACTCAGCGATGATCTGCCGGCGTTTCTGCGCGTATTCCTCGTCGGTGAGGACGCCCTGTTTGCGCAAGGCGTCCAATTCCTGCAGGCGTTCCCCGGCAGACCGCGTCTGGACGGCCTCCTGGGCCGGCGCCCCGGCGCTCTGCTCGGCGGCCCGCCTGACCACCGCGGCCACCTGCTGGCGCACCGCCGGGTTGGAGCGGATGTCGATCGTGCCCTGCACCGGTATGCCGTTGGCCCGCAGGATCTGGAAAATCTCCATCAGCGGCCCGTCCTGGCCGGCCAGGTCATAGGTCTGGTTGTCCTCGGCGAGGGTGAACCGGGCGGGCGCCGTACCGCTCAGCAGAGCACTGCGCTGCCAGTCGATCCGGTAGCTATTTGTGGTGGGGTCGACGAGGACGGCCAGCTTGCGCCCGGAGATCAGCGGCATGCGGGTCACCGAGGCGATCACCCGGTCCTGGGTGTCGAAGGGCGCCAGGCCCGCTCCCTCGATATGCAGGTCGAGTTTGACCAGCGGTTGGTCGTTGATCCGGGTGCCGGTCTCGTGAATACCGGTCACCTGCGCCAGGGCCAGCACGCCGTTTTGCTCCAGGAAGCGGGTCTTGGCCGCCGACTTCGTACCGAAGTCGGTCAACACCAACGCGACCAGGACGTCGCAGAACGTGACCAGCAGCCCGGTGTAGAACATCCATTTCAGGTCCGCCTGCTGCCCGGTCGCGAAGAACACGACCAGGAAGATCGGCCCGACCAGGCCGCCGAAGCCCAGCACCATGGCCTGGGCTTTGACGTAGCGCCACAACATGTGCGACACACTAGCGCCGGTCACCCGGCGAGCAAACGCAAAAACCCCCATTCCACACGGGAAAGGGGGTCTTCGCTGGGGCGCCTCCCGCTTGCGGGAGGCTGGTCGTACAGGTACTACTTGATGATCTTGGTGACCCGGCCGGCGCCGACGGTGCGACCACCCTCACGGATGGCGAACCGCAGACCCTCGTCCATGGCCACGGGCTGGATCAGCTTCACGCTCATCTCGGTGTTGTCACCGGGCATCACCATCTCGGTGCCCTCCGGCAGGCTCACCACACCGGTCACGTCGGTGGTGCGGAAGTAGAACTGCGGACGGTAGTTGGTGAAGAACGGCGTGTGGCGACCACCCTCGTCCTTGGACAGGATGTAGGCCTGGCCCTCGAACTCGGTGTGCGGGGTGGTGGTGCCGGGCTTGACCACAACCTGACCCCGCTCGACGTCCTCACGCTTGATACCGCGGATCAGCAGACCGACGTTGTCACCGGCCTGGCCCTGGTCCAGCAGCTTGCGGAACATCTCGACACCGGTCACGGTGGTCTTGGTGACGGTCGTCTTGATACCGACGATCTCGACGTCCTCGTTGACGTTGATCACGCCGCGCTCGACACGACCGGTGACCACGGTGCCACGACCGGTGATGGTGAAGACGTCCTCGACCGGCATCAGGAACGGCTTGTCGGTGTCGCGCACCGGGTCCGGGATGGACTCGTCGACGGCCTCCATCAGGTCCTGGACGGACTTGACCCACTTCTCGTCGCCCTCGAGCGCCTTCAGAGCCGACACCCGGACCACCGGGGCGTCCTCGTCGAACTCCTGGGCGGCCAGCAGCTCGCGGACCTCCAGCTCGACGAGCTCGAGGAGCTCCTCGTCGTCGACCATGTCGGACTTGTTCAGCGCCACCAGGATGTAGGGCACGCCGACCTGACGGGCCAGCAGCACGTGCTCACGGGTCTGCGGCATCGGGCCGTCGGTGGCCGCGACCACCAGGATCGCGCCGTCCATCTGGGCGGCACCGGTGATCATGTTCTTGATGTAGTCGGCGTGGCCCGGCGCGTCGACGTGGGCGTAGTGCCGCTTCTCGGTCTGGTACTCCACGTGGGAGATATTGATCGTGATACCGCGCTGACGCTCCTCGGGAGCGTTGTCGATCTGGTCGAATGCACGCGACTCGTTCAGGTCCGGGTACTTGTCGTGCAGAACCTTGGTGATAGCCGCGGTCAGCGTGGTCTTGCCGTGGTCAACGTGACCGATGGTCCCGATGTTGACGTGCGGCTTCGTCCGCTCGAACTTCGCCTTCGCCACTTCTTGTCCTCCTGGACTTGTTGGTGCTGGGTTACAGCAGGATTGATCTTTTTAGTTTGTGCCACCGTAGCGGCACGGGCAGATGGTGCTTATTCGCCCGTCGCCTTCGCGATAATCTCCTTCGCCACCTGCGCCGGCACTTCGGCGTAGGAGTCGAACACCATGGAGTAGTTCGCCCGGCCCTGGGTCTTCGACCGGAGGTCTCCGACGTAGCCGAACATCTCCGACAGCGGAACCTGCGCCTTGACGACACGCGCACCGCTGCGCTCCTCCATGGCCTGGATCTGACCACGGCGGGAGTTCAGGTCGCCGATCACATCGCCCATGTAGTCCTCGGGCGTGGTGACCTCGACGGCCATGATCGGTTCCAGGATCACCGGCTGCGCTGCTGCGGCAGCCTTCTTCAGCGCCTGCGAGCCGGCCACCTTGAAGGCCATCTCGGAGGAGTCGACGTCGTGGTACTGACCGTCGAGCAGGGTGACCTTCAGGTTGACCAGCGGGTAGCCGGCCAGCACGCCGTACTGCATGGCGTCCTGGGCGCCGGCGTCCACCGCCGGGATGTACTCGCGGGGCACCCGGCCACCGG
This is a stretch of genomic DNA from Mycolicibacter terrae. It encodes these proteins:
- a CDS encoding mycofactocin-coupled SDR family oxidoreductase gives rise to the protein MSENQKHGLQGKVALVTGAARGQGRAHAIRLAAAGADIIAGDICAPASDCITYPAATPDDLAETVAGVEAHGRKVLARPLDVRDDAALRALVSDGVEQFGRLDVVVANAGVLSWGRLWELTDEQWNTVIDVNLSGTWRTIRAAVPAMIEAGNGGSIVIVSSSAGVKATPGNGHYAASKYGLVALTNTLALEVGEHGIRVNSIHPYSVDTPMIEPQVMAKIFGEHPDYLHAFPPMPLRPNGFISSEEVAEVVVWLAGDGSGVLTGVQIPVDKGALKY
- a CDS encoding SHOCT domain-containing protein → MLWRYVKAQAMVLGFGGLVGPIFLVVFFATGQQADLKWMFYTGLLVTFCDVLVALVLTDFGTKSAAKTRFLEQNGVLALAQVTGIHETGTRINDQPLVKLDLHIEGAGLAPFDTQDRVIASVTRMPLISGRKLAVLVDPTTNSYRIDWQRSALLSGTAPARFTLAEDNQTYDLAGQDGPLMEIFQILRANGIPVQGTIDIRSNPAVRQQVAAVVRRAAEQSAGAPAQEAVQTRSAGERLQELDALRKQGVLTDEEYAQKRRQIIAEL
- the tuf gene encoding elongation factor Tu, yielding MAKAKFERTKPHVNIGTIGHVDHGKTTLTAAITKVLHDKYPDLNESRAFDQIDNAPEERQRGITINISHVEYQTEKRHYAHVDAPGHADYIKNMITGAAQMDGAILVVAATDGPMPQTREHVLLARQVGVPYILVALNKSDMVDDEELLELVELEVRELLAAQEFDEDAPVVRVSALKALEGDEKWVKSVQDLMEAVDESIPDPVRDTDKPFLMPVEDVFTITGRGTVVTGRVERGVINVNEDVEIVGIKTTVTKTTVTGVEMFRKLLDQGQAGDNVGLLIRGIKREDVERGQVVVKPGTTTPHTEFEGQAYILSKDEGGRHTPFFTNYRPQFYFRTTDVTGVVSLPEGTEMVMPGDNTEMSVKLIQPVAMDEGLRFAIREGGRTVGAGRVTKIIK